The sequence TGCTGCACATGGCACTGAAGAGGGCGCGACTGTGAGGGCGGAGGCCGGCAAGACCGTACGGGCCCGGCCGGGCGCCCCCGAACCCGTCAGGCAGTCGCCGGTCCCGCCCCCTCGATGATCTGCCGGAGCCCCTCGGTGAGCGCGTCCCCGTCGGGCGCGGTCCTGGCGTCGAACGTCCACTGCGCGATGAGCCCGGTCATCAGCGTCATGTAGAAGCGGCCGAGGGTGTCGGCCGTCTCGTCGGAGACCTCCTCCTCCGGCACCCCCTGGAGGGCGGCCACGAGTCCGCGCCCGCCCTCGCGCTGCGCAAGGGACAGATGCTCGCGCACCTCGGGCATGTCGATGGTCATGACCTCCATGCTGAGCCGCCACATCGAGTCCGGCTCCCGCATAGTGGCGACGATGTTCGACCACACCCACCGGAACCGCTCCAGCGAGCCGGGCGCGCCCTCGACGGCGACGCCGTCGCCCCCGTCGAAGGCGCCGGACATGTTCTCCACCAACGCGATGTAGGCCTGCGCGAGGAGCGCGTCCTTCGAGCCGTAGTGGTAGCCGATCGAGGCCAGGTTGGTCCCCGAGGCCTTGACGATGTCGCGCGCGGTGGTGCGCGCGAAGCCCTTCTCCAGCAGGCAGCGCTTGGCGCCCTCGAGCAGATCCTCACGGTGTCCCATGCCCGTCACCCTATCCCGCGATCCATACAGACGTCCTAGACGCATGACTTATACAAGCGTTCTAGACAAGCGTTTAAGACGCGCGTACATTTCTCGGCATGCCGAACCTGACGAGCACGACCACGGGTACGACCACGAGCACGAGTACGACCACCACCCGCGCCGGACGCCGCGAGTGGACCGCTCTCGGCGTGCTGATGCTGCCGCTGCTGCTGGTCTCGATGGACGTCTCCGTCCTGTACTTCGCGACCCCCGCGATCAGCGCGGACCTGCACCCGAGTGGCACCCAGCAGCTGTGGATCTTCGACATCTACGGCTTCGTCCTGGCCGGCCTGCTGATGACGATGGGCTCGCTCGGCGACCGCATCGGCCGCCGCAGGCTGCTCCTCATGGGCGCCGCCGCCTTCGGCGGCGCCTCGCTCCTCGCGGCCTACGCGAACAGCGCCGGGACCCTGATCGCGGCCCGCGCCGTCCTCGGCATCGGCGGCGCGACCCTGATGCCGTCCACGATGGCGCTGCTGCGCACGATGTTCACCGACCCCGGCCAGCGGGCGAAGGCGATCGGGCTGTGGTCCGGCGTGATGACCGGCGGGATCGCGCTCGGCTCGGTGATGAGCGGCATCCTCGTCGAGCACTTCTGGTGGGGCTCGGTCTTCCTGGTCAACCTGCCCGCGATGGCGCTGCTGCTGGTCCTCGGCCCGGTGCTGCTGCCGGAGTCGAAGGACCCGAACCCGGGCCGCTTCGACTGGCCGAGCGTCCCGCTGTCGATGGCCGCCGTGCTCCCCGTGATCTACGGCCTGAAGGAGATCCCGTCCGAGGGCTGGCACCCGCTGTACGTCGTCTCGATCACCGTCGGCCTGGTCTTCGCCGCCCTGTTCGTCCACCGGCAGCGCACCAGCCCCTCCCCGCTGATCCCGCCGGCCCTGCTGAGGGGCCACGGCTTCACCCCGGCGCTGGTGCTGAACCTCGTCGCCGCGCTCGCCATGATGGGCTCGGCCATCTTCACCACGCAGTACCTGCAGTCGGTCCTCGGCAAGAGCCCGCTGTCGGCCGCCCTGTGGAGCCTGCTGCCCTCGGTGTTCATCGGGTTCGCCGGTCCGGTCACCGCACAGCTGGTCCAGCGGGGCGTCCACCGGGGTCACGTCGTCGCCGGCGGCTTCGTGGCCATGGCGGCCGGTTTCTCGATGCTCGCCCTCCTCGGCACCGACTCGCTGTGGCTGGCGCTGGCCGGGGCCGGTGTCCTCGCCTGCGGGATGGTCGCGATCTCGTCCCAGCTGGTGGACCTGGCCATGAGCAGCGCCCCGGTGGAGCGGGCGGGCACGGCCTCCTCGCTGCTGGAGACCGGCACCGAGTTCGGCGGCGCGCTCGGCATGGCGGTGCTCGGCTCCATCGGTACGGCGGTCTACCGCCACGAGATGCCGTCCACCGCCCCGGCCGGGGCGCGCCAGACCCTGGGCGACGCCCTCGCCACGGCCGCCCATCTGCCCGGGCCGGCCGGTGAGTCCCTCCTCGCCACCGCCCGCGAGGCGTTCACCAGCGGGTTCCGGGGCGCGGCGATCGCCGGGGCGGTGATCCTGGTGCTGGCTGCGGTGGGGGCGGTGCTGGGGCTGCGGAGGATCGAGGCCGGCGAGAAGTAGGGAAACAGGAAACGCCGGACGGGCTGACGAAAGTCAGCCCGTCCGGCGTTTCCGGAGGACGAGTCTCAGACCAGGTTCACCGAGCGGGCGGACGCGGCGCCGATCTCGGAGGCGACCTCGGCCAGCACGGCAGCGGCCACCGTGTCGTCGACGGTCAGCACGGCCAGCGCCTCGCCGCCCACCCCTGCGCGAGCGACCTGCATACCGGCGATGTTGATGCCCGCCTCGCCGAGGATGCGGCCGACGGTGCCGACGACACCGGGACGGTCCTCGTAGCGCAGCACGACCATGTGGTCGGCGAGCGCGAGGTCGACGTCGTAGTCGCCGACCGCGACGATCTTCTGGAGGTGCTTCGGGCCGGCCAGCGTGCCGGAGACCGAGACCTCCTCGCCGCCCGCGAGGGTGCCGCGCACGGTGACGACGTTGCGGTGCTCGCTCGACTCGGAGCTGGTGGTCAGCCGGACCTCGACACCGCGCTCCTGCGCGAACAGCGGGGCGTTGACGTACGACACGGTCTCGGCGACGACGTCCTCGAAGACGCCCTTGAGCGCGGACAGCTCCAGCACCTTCACGTCGTGCTGGGTGATCTCGCCGTACACCTCGACGTCGAGGCGGTGCGCGACCTCGCCGGCGAGCGCGGTGAAGATGCGGCCGAGGCGCTCGGCGAGCGGCAGACCGGGCTTGACGTCCTCGGCGATGACACCGCCCTGGACGTTGACCGCGTCCGGGACCAGCTCACCGGCGAGGGCGAGACGCACGGACTTCGCGACGGCGATGCCGGCCTTCTCCTGGGCCTCGTCGGTGGAGGCGCCCAGGTGCGGGGTGCACACGACCTGGTCCAGCTCGAACAGCGGGGAGTCCGTGCAGGGCTCCTGCGCGTAGACGTCGAGGCCCGCGCCGGCGACCCGGCCCTCCTTCAGCGCCGCGTACAGCGCCTCCTCGTCCACGATGCCGCCACGCGCGGCGTTGACGATGCGCACGTTCGGCTTGACCTTGCGCAGCGCCTCCTCGCCGATCAGGCCGAGGGTCTCGGGGGTCTTGGGCAGGTGGACGGTGATGAAGTCGGAGACCTCCAGCAGCTCGTCCAGGGAGAGGACCTTGACGCCCATCTGCGCGGCCCGGGCAGGCTGGACGTAGGGGTCGTAGGCGACGACCTTCATCCCGAAGGCGGACATGCGCTGGGCGACCAGCGCGCCGATACGGCCGAGGCCCACGACGCCGAGGGTCTTCTCGGCCAGCTCGACGCCCGTGTACTTGCTGCGCTTCCACTCGCCGTTCTTGAGCGCGGCGTTGGCCTGCGGGATGTTGCGGGCGGTGGCGAGGAGCAGACCGCAGGCCAGCTCGGCGGCGGTCACGATGTTGGAGGTCGGGGCGTTGACGACCATCACGCCGGCCTTGGTGGCGGCGGAGACGTCGACGTTGTCCAGGCCGACGCCGGCGCGCGCGACGACCTTGAGCTTCTTCGCCGCGGCGATGGCCTCGGCGTCGACCTTGGTGGCGGAACGGATCAGGATCGCGTCGACGTCGGCGATGGCCGGCAGCAGCTGGGCGCGGTCGGCTCCATTGGCGTGCCGGATCTCGAAGTCCGGGCCGAGCGCGTCCACGGTCGCGGGCGACAGCTCTTCAGCGATGAGTACGACAGGTTTCGGGCTCACGTGAGGTCCTCACTAGTCCAATGCATGCGGACGGCCGTCCCGACGGCCGCAGGCTCAGGAGGGGGGCTAGCCGCGGAAGACGCACGACGCTGTGGGCCTGACGCGTGTTGTGCAGCAGTGTAGTGGCGCCGCTGAGGTCGTCCTGCGCCTCTGCGGAAGGATCACCCGTCCGGTGCTGGACGGGCTGGACAACAGATGGACGACGGGGGCCGGAGCATCCTGCCCCGGCCCCCTGACGTGGGGCTTACGCCTCCTCGTTCACCCAGCTCATCAGCTTGCGCAGCTGCTTGCCGGTGGTCTCCAGCAGGTGCTCGGAGTCCTGCTGCTTGTACTCGTTGTACTTCTTCAGACCGCCGTGGTACTCGTCCATCCAGTTCTGGGCGAAGGAGCCGTCCTGGATCTCGGCGAGGACCTTCTTCATCTCGGCCTTGGTGGCGTCGGTGATGATGCGCGGGCCGGTGACGTAGTCGCCCCACTCGGCGGTCTCGGAGATGGACCAGCGCATCTTCTCCAGGCCGCCCTCGTACATGAGGTCCACGATCAGCTTCAGCTCGTGCAGGCACTCGAAGTAGGCGATCTCCGGCTGGTAGCCGGCCTCGGTCAGGGTCTCGAAGCCCGCCTTGACCAGCGCGGCCGTACCACCGCACAGGACGGCCTGCTCGCCGAAGAGGTCGGTCTCGGTCTCCTCGGTGAAGGTCGTCTTGATGACGCCGGCCCGGGTGCCGCCGATGCCCTTGGCGTACGACAGGGCCAGCGCGAAGGCGCTTCCGGAGGCGTCCTGCTCGACGGCGGCGATGCACGGAACGCCGCGGCCCTCCTCGTACTGACGGCGGACCAGGTGGCCCGGGCCCTTCGGGGCGACCATGCAGACGTCCACGCCGGCCGGGGGCTTGATGAAGCCGAAGCGGATGTTGAAGCCGTGGCCGAAGAACAGGGCGTCGCCGTCCTTGAGGTTGTCCTTGATGGACTCCTCGTAGACCTGGGCCTGGAGCGGGTCCGGGACCAGGATCATGATGACGTCGGCCTCGGCGGCGGCCTCCGAGGGGGTCACCACGCGCAGGCCCTGCTCCTCGGCCTTCGCCTTGGACTTGGAGCCCTCGTGCAGACCGACGCGGACGTCGACACCGGAGTCGCGCAGCGACAGCGCGTGGGCGTGGCCCTGGCTGCCGTAGCCGATGACCGCGACCTTGCGGCCCTGGATGATGGACAGGTCGGCGTCAGCGTCGTAGAACAGCTCGGCCACTTTGGGTTCTCTCCTTGGTGTGCAGGTTGTGCGTCCCACCGTATGCCGGTGAGGGGAAGGGAAGTCTGCGGGTCTCGGGATACGGGCGGACGGCCAGGCGCCGACCGCCCGTTTCCAGCCTTACGCGGATCGGTCCAGGGCGCGCAGCGAGCGGTCCGTGATCGAACGGGCGCCGCGGCCGATCGCGATCGTGCCGGACTGGACCAGCTCCTTGATGCCGAACGGCTCCAGCATCTTGAGCATGGCGGACAGCTTCTCGCTGGATCCGGTGGCCTCGATGGTCACGGCCTCCGGGGAGACGTCCACGGTCTTGGCGCGGAACAGCTGGACGATCTCCACGATCTGGGAGCGGGTCTCGTTGTCGGCGCGCACCTTCACCAGAACGAGTTCGCGCTGAACGGCCTGACCGGGTTCCAGTTCGACGATCTTCAGCACGTTGACGAGCTTGTTGAGCTGCTTGGTGACCTGCTCCAGCGGCAGGTCCTCGACGCCCACCACGATGGTGATGCGGGAGATGTCGGGGTGCTCGGTGACGCCGACCGCGAGCGAGTCGATGTTGAAGCCGCGGCGCGAGAACAGGGCGGCGATCCGGGCCAGGATGCCCGGCGTGTTCTCCACCAGGACGGAGAGCGTGTGCTTGGACATGATCTTTTTACGTCTCTCTCGCTCAGTCGTCTTCGTTGTCGCCGAAGTCGGGGCGGACGTCCCGGGCGGCCATGATCTCGTCGTTGGAGGTGCCGGCGGCGACCATCGGCCAGACCATCGCGTCCTCGTGGACGATGAAGTCGATGACGACCGGGCGGTCGTTGATGGAGTTCGCCTCCTCGATGACCTTGTCCAGGTCCTCCGGGCGCTCGCAGCGCAGGCCCACGCAGCCCATCGCCTCGGAGAGCTTCACGAAGTCCGGCACGCGGGTGCCCTTCGCCTCCGGGTTGATGTCCTCCGGACCGCTGTGCAGCACGGTGTTGGAGTAGCGCTGGTTGTAGAAGAGGGTCTGCCACTGGCGGACCATGCCGAGGGCGCCGTTGTTGATGATGGCGACCTTGATCGGGATGTTGTTCAGCGCGCAGGTGGTCAGTTCCTGGTTGGTCATCTGGAAGCAGCCGTCGCCGTCGATCGCCCAGACGGTCCGCTCCGGCTGTCCGGCCTTGGCGCCCATCGCGGCCGGGACCGCGTAGCCCATGGTTCCGGCGCCGCCGGAGTTGAGCCAGGTGGCGGGCTTCTCGTACTGGATGAAGTGCGCGGACCACATCTGGTGCTGGCCGACGCCCGCGGCGAAGATCGTGCCCTCGGGCGCGAGCTGCCCGACGCGCTCGATGACCTGCTGCGGGGACAGGGAGCCGTCCTCGGGCTGGTCGTAGCCGAGCGGGTAGGTCTCGCGCCAGCGGTTCAGGTCGCTCCACCAGGCGGTGTAGTCGCCCTGGTGACCCTCGCTGTGCTCCTTCTGCACGGCCTGGACCAGGTCGGCGATGACCTCGCGGGCGTCACCGACGATCGGCACGTCGGCGGCGCGGTTCTTGCCGATCTCGGCGGGGTCGATGTCGGCGTGGACGATCTTGGCGTACGGGGCGAAGCTGTCCAGCTTGCCGGTGACGCGGTCGTCGA comes from Streptomyces sp. FXJ1.172 and encodes:
- the ilvC gene encoding ketol-acid reductoisomerase; this translates as MAELFYDADADLSIIQGRKVAVIGYGSQGHAHALSLRDSGVDVRVGLHEGSKSKAKAEEQGLRVVTPSEAAAEADVIMILVPDPLQAQVYEESIKDNLKDGDALFFGHGFNIRFGFIKPPAGVDVCMVAPKGPGHLVRRQYEEGRGVPCIAAVEQDASGSAFALALSYAKGIGGTRAGVIKTTFTEETETDLFGEQAVLCGGTAALVKAGFETLTEAGYQPEIAYFECLHELKLIVDLMYEGGLEKMRWSISETAEWGDYVTGPRIITDATKAEMKKVLAEIQDGSFAQNWMDEYHGGLKKYNEYKQQDSEHLLETTGKQLRKLMSWVNEEA
- the ilvN gene encoding acetolactate synthase small subunit codes for the protein MSKHTLSVLVENTPGILARIAALFSRRGFNIDSLAVGVTEHPDISRITIVVGVEDLPLEQVTKQLNKLVNVLKIVELEPGQAVQRELVLVKVRADNETRSQIVEIVQLFRAKTVDVSPEAVTIEATGSSEKLSAMLKMLEPFGIKELVQSGTIAIGRGARSITDRSLRALDRSA
- a CDS encoding MFS transporter; its protein translation is MPNLTSTTTGTTTSTSTTTTRAGRREWTALGVLMLPLLLVSMDVSVLYFATPAISADLHPSGTQQLWIFDIYGFVLAGLLMTMGSLGDRIGRRRLLLMGAAAFGGASLLAAYANSAGTLIAARAVLGIGGATLMPSTMALLRTMFTDPGQRAKAIGLWSGVMTGGIALGSVMSGILVEHFWWGSVFLVNLPAMALLLVLGPVLLPESKDPNPGRFDWPSVPLSMAAVLPVIYGLKEIPSEGWHPLYVVSITVGLVFAALFVHRQRTSPSPLIPPALLRGHGFTPALVLNLVAALAMMGSAIFTTQYLQSVLGKSPLSAALWSLLPSVFIGFAGPVTAQLVQRGVHRGHVVAGGFVAMAAGFSMLALLGTDSLWLALAGAGVLACGMVAISSQLVDLAMSSAPVERAGTASSLLETGTEFGGALGMAVLGSIGTAVYRHEMPSTAPAGARQTLGDALATAAHLPGPAGESLLATAREAFTSGFRGAAIAGAVILVLAAVGAVLGLRRIEAGEK
- the serA gene encoding phosphoglycerate dehydrogenase, producing MSPKPVVLIAEELSPATVDALGPDFEIRHANGADRAQLLPAIADVDAILIRSATKVDAEAIAAAKKLKVVARAGVGLDNVDVSAATKAGVMVVNAPTSNIVTAAELACGLLLATARNIPQANAALKNGEWKRSKYTGVELAEKTLGVVGLGRIGALVAQRMSAFGMKVVAYDPYVQPARAAQMGVKVLSLDELLEVSDFITVHLPKTPETLGLIGEEALRKVKPNVRIVNAARGGIVDEEALYAALKEGRVAGAGLDVYAQEPCTDSPLFELDQVVCTPHLGASTDEAQEKAGIAVAKSVRLALAGELVPDAVNVQGGVIAEDVKPGLPLAERLGRIFTALAGEVAHRLDVEVYGEITQHDVKVLELSALKGVFEDVVAETVSYVNAPLFAQERGVEVRLTTSSESSEHRNVVTVRGTLAGGEEVSVSGTLAGPKHLQKIVAVGDYDVDLALADHMVVLRYEDRPGVVGTVGRILGEAGINIAGMQVARAGVGGEALAVLTVDDTVAAAVLAEVASEIGAASARSVNLV
- a CDS encoding TetR/AcrR family transcriptional regulator, whose translation is MGHREDLLEGAKRCLLEKGFARTTARDIVKASGTNLASIGYHYGSKDALLAQAYIALVENMSGAFDGGDGVAVEGAPGSLERFRWVWSNIVATMREPDSMWRLSMEVMTIDMPEVREHLSLAQREGGRGLVAALQGVPEEEVSDETADTLGRFYMTLMTGLIAQWTFDARTAPDGDALTEGLRQIIEGAGPATA
- a CDS encoding acetolactate synthase large subunit; this translates as MTEQATGAHPQPRPRSGGQQSAPVEHVTGAQSLIRSLEEVGADTVFGIPGGAILPAYDPLMDSTRVRHVLVRHEQGAGHAATGYAQATGKVGVCMATSGPGATNLVTPIADAHMDSVPLVAITGQVASKSIGTDAFQEADIVGITMPITKHNFLVTKAEDIPRVIAQAFHIASTGRPGPVLVDIAKDALQAKTTFSWPPTMDLPGYRPVTKPHAKQIREAAKLITAARRPVLYVGGGVIKAQATAELRVLAELTGAPVTTTLMALGAFPDSHPLHVGMPGMHGAVTAVTALQKADLIVALGARFDDRVTGKLDSFAPYAKIVHADIDPAEIGKNRAADVPIVGDAREVIADLVQAVQKEHSEGHQGDYTAWWSDLNRWRETYPLGYDQPEDGSLSPQQVIERVGQLAPEGTIFAAGVGQHQMWSAHFIQYEKPATWLNSGGAGTMGYAVPAAMGAKAGQPERTVWAIDGDGCFQMTNQELTTCALNNIPIKVAIINNGALGMVRQWQTLFYNQRYSNTVLHSGPEDINPEAKGTRVPDFVKLSEAMGCVGLRCERPEDLDKVIEEANSINDRPVVIDFIVHEDAMVWPMVAAGTSNDEIMAARDVRPDFGDNEDD